One genomic segment of Thermoplasmata archaeon includes these proteins:
- a CDS encoding aminotransferase class I/II-fold pyridoxal phosphate-dependent enzyme, with protein sequence MRGGGGAGGGTLGLRLASPFEHLEWLESHKNARHNLGSSSVMTLSLEDVGPLDPSQPVGWGCPDGDPELVELISELYGVDRESVLVTNGAGEAYTHIIMVCVEKGCEVLCESPVYKPLETLPEFLGARVVRFSRAMESGFGVDVEKLKEMLSRKCRAVVLSNLHNPSCALLGEREMKAIAETARDAGAILISDEVYLDCLKRGPGPAASLADNAVSLNSLSKAYGAGGFRLGWMLGPPELVRAVKRLRDYTTIAPNRIGEEVAKNLLRRREEVLARTRRLTQTNIKLFSEWADRRKDVVWHRPPGGTTCFPRILKKTPTLELARRLYEEEGALVLPGEFFGAPGHFRIGLGQNPMATGPALDALGRFLDRSD encoded by the coding sequence ATGAGGGGTGGAGGGGGGGCCGGAGGGGGCACGCTCGGGCTGAGGCTCGCGTCCCCATTCGAGCACCTCGAGTGGCTCGAGTCCCACAAGAATGCCAGGCACAACCTCGGCTCTAGCTCCGTTATGACTCTGAGCCTTGAGGATGTTGGGCCCCTCGACCCCAGCCAGCCGGTGGGCTGGGGGTGTCCTGATGGAGACCCGGAGCTTGTGGAGCTGATATCGGAGCTCTATGGTGTCGATAGGGAGAGCGTGCTCGTTACGAATGGTGCGGGCGAAGCCTACACCCATATCATAATGGTCTGTGTGGAGAAGGGCTGCGAGGTTCTTTGTGAGAGCCCAGTGTACAAGCCGCTCGAGACCCTCCCTGAGTTCCTAGGTGCAAGGGTCGTGCGTTTCAGTAGAGCGATGGAGAGCGGCTTTGGCGTTGACGTTGAAAAGCTGAAGGAAATGCTGTCCCGGAAATGCCGGGCTGTTGTCCTGAGCAACCTCCACAACCCCTCCTGTGCGTTGCTCGGGGAGAGAGAAATGAAAGCGATTGCGGAGACCGCACGCGATGCCGGTGCGATTCTCATCAGTGACGAAGTGTATCTTGATTGCCTCAAGCGGGGCCCGGGGCCGGCGGCTTCGCTCGCGGATAACGCAGTCTCGCTCAACAGTCTCTCCAAGGCCTATGGCGCGGGCGGCTTCAGGCTGGGCTGGATGCTCGGCCCGCCTGAACTCGTTCGCGCGGTGAAGCGCCTCCGGGACTACACAACGATTGCCCCGAACAGAATTGGGGAAGAGGTCGCCAAGAACCTACTCAGGCGGAGGGAGGAGGTGCTGGCGAGGACGAGGAGGCTGACCCAGACGAATATAAAGCTCTTTTCAGAATGGGCGGACAGGAGAAAGGACGTTGTGTGGCACAGGCCCCCCGGGGGCACGACCTGCTTCCCTAGAATTTTAAAGAAGACTCCGACGCTCGAGCTCGCTCGACGCCTTTACGAGGAGGAGGGGGCGCTCGTTCTGCCCGGAGAGTTCTTCGGTGCTCCGGGGCACTTCAGAATTGGTTTGGGACAGAATCCAATGGCCACGGGACCGGCGCTCGATGCCCTAGGACGCTTCCTTGACAGAAGCGATTAG
- a CDS encoding NDP-sugar synthase: protein MVLAGGLGTRLRPITLSRPKPLMPVCNKPLVLWALELLPPEVDEVFVAVGYKGELVRKLFEEIGGWRNLRVRVEVEETPLGTGGPLKRLEKHLQDTFAVINGDVLCSLDIGEMRRYHKKMGGLGTIAIWEVEDPGPYGMVLLDGEGRINRFVEKPGPGEAVSRLINAGSYVLEPEILQYMESAWELSIERDVFPRVLEKGLYGFKFRGYWFDAGTLDSYLKAHACLMKGVTKGPGVEEGAGVVWRPPVLTGDGCRVGPGSRIGPAVCLGRCVRVGRDCTLENSVLHDGASVGDGARLEGCIVGEGASVEDGAIVTGRIIGDGERAV from the coding sequence ACCCCTGATGCCGGTCTGCAACAAGCCCCTCGTTCTCTGGGCACTCGAGCTACTCCCGCCCGAAGTGGATGAGGTTTTTGTGGCGGTTGGCTACAAAGGTGAGTTGGTCCGCAAGTTGTTCGAAGAAATCGGCGGATGGCGGAATCTCCGCGTAAGGGTCGAGGTGGAGGAGACCCCGCTGGGCACTGGAGGCCCCCTCAAGAGACTGGAGAAACACCTCCAGGACACATTTGCCGTCATCAACGGAGACGTCCTCTGCTCCCTGGACATCGGCGAGATGCGCCGGTATCATAAAAAAATGGGCGGGCTAGGGACCATCGCGATCTGGGAGGTGGAGGACCCGGGGCCCTACGGAATGGTCCTGTTGGACGGGGAGGGCAGGATAAACCGCTTCGTGGAGAAGCCAGGACCAGGCGAGGCGGTTAGCCGGCTCATCAACGCCGGGAGCTATGTGCTGGAACCGGAAATTCTGCAATATATGGAAAGCGCCTGGGAGCTCTCGATCGAGAGGGACGTCTTTCCGAGGGTACTTGAAAAGGGGCTCTACGGTTTCAAATTCAGGGGCTACTGGTTCGACGCCGGCACACTCGACTCCTACCTAAAGGCACACGCCTGTCTGATGAAAGGGGTCACGAAAGGGCCGGGGGTCGAGGAGGGAGCGGGTGTGGTGTGGAGGCCACCGGTGCTGACGGGCGATGGGTGCAGGGTTGGCCCGGGCTCCAGAATCGGGCCCGCGGTCTGCCTCGGAAGATGTGTACGCGTTGGGAGGGACTGCACCCTAGAGAACTCGGTTCTGCACGATGGCGCGAGCGTTGGCGACGGAGCGAGGCTGGAGGGCTGCATCGTTGGCGAGGGTGCTTCGGTGGAGGACGGGGCGATAGTGACCGGAAGAATCATCGGGGATGGGGAGAGGGCTGTCTGA